In one window of Episyrphus balteatus chromosome 3, idEpiBalt1.1, whole genome shotgun sequence DNA:
- the LOC129915798 gene encoding head-specific guanylate cyclase, whose product MACPFFRRTDSLTRQPSVIAEGNTWALEDELAEEPDDALTLTHLQMAIQLLTAPSNDDLNTAVTSLISKHSKSWPTICKLKIDTDILRSYPNYDYLADIQDILLEMDEVSASEILVLLGEELISSCCTGIIERAFKCLGTDLQEFLGSLDGVYDVLKLQEEDVTDTGFVCAGDGELIFTSERPVIAWLLLGSLKALTRMLYNVKVNIRIEPVEGDTRRYRYLFSVVQDAVTRRAEVIAARELSVQRNNSTNAADLSMNSSTFCKAFPWHFIMNESLELVQLGRGFSKLYKPYMSSNGHLATTYFNFTRPKGLSLKFREIVRRTYTSFLIALKSPPGATEFSAEGLEIKGQMVFCPESNSLLFIGSPFLDGLDGLTCNGLFISDIPLHDATREVILVGEQARAQDGLRRRMDKLKSSIEEANTAVAKERKKNVSLLHLIFPAEIAERLWLGSSIDSKTYPDVTILFSDIVGFTSICSRATPFMVISMLESLYKDFDEFCDLFDVYKIETIGDAYCVASGLHRASIYDAHKVAWMALKMIDACSKHITHDGERIKMRIGLHTGTVLAGVVGRKMPRYCLFGHNVTIANKFESGSVECKINVSPTTREWLIKNPRFEFDLEPRDPRMLPKEFKDAGDSTCYFLNGYRDPYIDSSLPLENHISEALKAIAIEN is encoded by the exons ATGGCATGTCCTTTCTTCCGTCGCACGGATTCATTAACGCGACAACCTTCTGTCATCGCTGAAGGTAATACATGGGCACTTGAAGATGAGCTGGCGGAAGAGCCGGATGATGCTCTGACATTGACCCACTTACAGATGGCCATACAACTGTTGACAGCTCCTTCG AATGATGACCTTAACACGGCTGTAACATCACTTATTAGCAAACACAGCAAAAGCTGGCCAACTATTTGTAAAct aaaaatcgaTACTGACATTTTGAGATCGTATCCGAATTATGACTACTTGGCGGATATTCAAGATATTCTTTTGGAAATGGATGAAGTGAGTGCTagtgaaattttagttttgctTGGAGAGGAATTGATTTCATCTTGCTGCACTGGAATTATTGAGCGAGCCTTCAAGTGCTTGGGAACGGATTTGCAAGAGTTTTTGGGATCATTGGATGGAGTTTATGATGTACTTAAGTTGCAAGAG GAAGACGTAACCGATACTGGATTTGTTTGTGCTGGTGATGGTGAACTCATATTTACATCTGAACGTCCTGTAATTGCATGGCTTCTTCTTGGCTCATTGAAAGCTCTCACACGAATGCTCTACAATGTCAAAGTGAATATAAGAATTGAACCTGTTGAAGGTGACACTCGTCGTTATCGGTATCTTTTTTCGGTTGTCCAAGATGCCGTCACTCGTCGCGCTGAAGTAATTGCAGCACGTGAACTTTCCGTTCAACGTAATAATTCAACGAATGCAGCAGATTTGAGTATGAATTCTAGTACTTTTTGTAAGGCATTTCCATGGCATTTTATAATGAATGAGAGTTTGGAACTTGTTCAGTTGG GACGAGGATTTAGTAAACTTTATAAACCATACATGAGCAGCAATGGGCATTTAGCCACGACCTATTTCAACTTTACAAGACCTAAGGGTCTTTCTTTGAAGTTTCGAGAAATTGTAAGACGAACGTATACTTCATTTTTGATTGCACTTAAGTCTCCACCTGGGGCAACAGAATTCTCAGCTGAG GGTCTTGAGATTAAAGGTCAAATGGTCTTTTGTCCAGAATCAAATTCTCTTCTTTTCATTGGTTCTCCATTTTTGGATGGCTTGGACGGCCTTACTTGCAATGGTCTCTTCATCTCTGATATTCCTCTCCACGATGCAACTCGTGAAGTAATTCTAGTTGGTGAGCAGGCTCGAGCTCAAGATGGTCTACGACGTCGAATGGACAAGCTTAAGAGCTCAATTGAAGAAGCTAATACAGCTGTCGCTAAAGAACGAAAGAAGAATGTAAGCTTGCTACATTTGATATTTCCAGCTGAGATTGCTGAAAGATTGTGGTTGGGTTCGAGTATCGACTCGAAAACTTATCCCGATGTGACAATTCTCTTCAGTGACATTGTTGGCTTTACAAGCATTTGTTCCCGAGCAACACCATTTATGGTCATTAGCATGTTAGAAAGCTTATACAAAGACTTTGATGAGTTCTGTGACTTATTCGATGTCTATAAGATCGAAACTATTGGAGATGCTTATTGTGTGGCTAGTGGATTGCATCGGGCCAGTATTTATGATGCTCATAAAGTGGCATGGATGGCTTTGAAGATGATTGATGCTTGCTCGAAACACATTACTCATGATGGCGAACGTATTAAGATGAGAATTGGTTTACACACGGGAACAGTTTTGGCTGGAGTTGTGGGAAGAAAGATGCCACGATACTGTCTTTTTGGGCACAATGTGACAATTGCAAATAAATTTGAGTCTGGAAGTGTTGAGTGCAAGATTAATGTCAGTCCAACTACAAGAGA ATGGCTTATCAAAAATCCACGATTTGAATTCGATCTTGAACCAAGAGATCCTAGAATGTTGCCAAAAGAATTCAAAGATGCTGGTGATTCGACTTGTTACTTCTTAAATGGATATCGTGATCCATATATTGACAGTTCTTTGCCATTGGAAAATCATATTAGTGAAGCTCTTAAAGCTATTGCTATTGAAAACTAA